The sequence below is a genomic window from Streptomyces sp. NBC_00289.
TCTCCTCCCCGAACACCCCGGGCCTGCGCAACCTCCAGGCGACCGAGGCGCTGCGCCCGCTGCTCACCGCCGTGCGCGAGGCCGCCGACCGTACCGTCGCCACGCGCCGGGTCCCCCTCCTGGTGAAGATCGCCCCGGACCTCGCGGACGAGGACGTCGACGCGGTCGCCGACCTCGCCGTCGAACTCGGCCTGGACGGGATCATCGCCACGAACACCACGATCGCGCGCGAGGGGCTCGGACTCGAGTCCTCGGCCTCCCTGCTCAAGGAGGCCGGCGGACTGTCCGGCGCCCCGCTCAAGGCGCGCTCCCTGGAGGTCCTGCGCCGCCTCTACGCGCGCGTGGGCGACCGGATCACCCTGGTGGGCGTCGGCGGCATCGAGAACGCCGAGGACGCCTGGCAGCGCATCCTGGCGGGCGCCACCCTGATCCAGGGCTACAGCGCGTTCGTCTACGAGGGCCCCTTCTGGAGCCGCGCCCTGCACAAGGGCCTCGCCGCCCGCCTCCGTACGAGCCCCTACGCCACCCTCGCCGACGCGGTCGGCGCCGACGCAAGGAAGACGGCATGACTGCTCTGGAACCCTTCGGCGCCCGCCTGCGCCGGGCCATGGACGAGCGCGGTCCGCTGTGCGTCGGCATCGACCCGCACGCGTCCCTGCTGGCCGAGTGGGGTCTGAACGACGACATCGCCGGGCTGGAACGCTTCAGCCGGACCGTGGTGGAGGCGACGGCCGACCGGGTGGCGGTCCTGAAGCCGCAGATCGCCTTCTTCGAGCGGTTCGGCTCGCGGGGCGTGGCCGTCCTGGAGAAGTCGGTCGAGGAGGCCAGGGCGGCCGGCGCCCTGGTCGTGATGGACGCCAAGCGCGGCGACATCGGCTCGACCATGGCCGCGTACGCCGAGTCCTTCCTGCACAAGGACTCCCCGCTGTTCTCGGACGCCCTCACCGTCTCGCCCTACCTCGGCTACGGGTCGCTGTCCCCGGCGGTCGCCCTGGCCCGGGAGAGCGGGGCCGGCCTGTTCGTCCTGGCGTTGACCTCCAACCCGGAGGGCGGCGAGGTCCAGCACGCGATCCGCGCGGACGGCCGGAACGTGGGAGCGACGATGCTGGCGCACCTGGCCGCCGAGAACGTGGGGGAGGAGCCCCTGGGCTCCTTCGGCGCGGTCGTCGGGGCCACGCTCGGCGACCTGTCCTCCTACGACCTCGCCATCAACGGGCCGCTCCTCGCACCCGGCATCGGCGCCCAGGGAGCCACTCCGGCCGATCTCCCCGCGGTCTTCGGCCGGGCGGTGCGCAACGTCGTCCCGAACGTCAGCCGGGGAGTACTGCGGCACGGTCCCGACGTCGGCGCGCTGCGCGCGGCCGCGGAGCGCTTCGCGACGGAGATCCGGGTCGCGCTGGCGGCGGTCTGAGGCTTTCGCGACGGTCGTCGCGGGTGTTCGAGTCGGTCGCTCGAGTCCTCCGATGAGTGGCTCGAAGCCGACTTGAGTCTGAATACATCCTCAAATCCGGGGCAGTATGTCGTAAATGTCCGCCCTCGCTGAGGCTGACCAGGACTTTTCCGCTGTTCTCGCTGACTCCGGCGGACTTGCCCGCTAGTCTCCGACGAGAGTGAACGGGCAAGCGTGTTGCTCGTGGCTCCCCAGGTGTGGGGCGATTAGGTTCCTCACCGGTTCCGTATCCGACAGTCAACATCCGAGGTGACGTAGGCGTGGCTCTTCCGCCCCTTACCCCTGAACAGCGCGCAGCCGCGCTCGAGAAGGCCGCCGCGGCTCGCCGGGAGCGGGCCGAGGTCAAGAATCGACTCAAGCACTCCGGCGCCTCCCTGCACGAGGTCATCAAGCAGGGGCAGGAGAACGATGTCATCGGCAAGATGAAGGTCTCCGCCCTGCTCGAGTCCCTCCCCGGCGTGGGCAAGGTCCGCGCCAAGCAGATCATGGAGCGTCTGGGCATCTCCGAAAGCCGCCGCGTGCGCGGCCTCGGTTCCAACCAGATCGCCTCTCTGGAGCGTGAGTTCGGCAGCACCGGTTCCTGAGTCCCGGATGCTCCGGGCAGGGAGTGCCGGGCACCCCGGGATTGCTGGAATAATCGCTGCATGAGTGAACGTCCGCGGCTGACCGTGCTCTCCGGCCCCTCCGGGGTCGGCAAGAGCACGGTCGTCGCCCATATGCGCAAGGAACACCCCGAGGTCTGGCTCTCGGTGTCGGCGACGACCCGGAGGCCCCGTCCCGGCGAGAAGCAGGGCGTCCACTACTTCTTCGTCAGTGACGAGGAGATGGACAAGCTGATCGCCAACGGCGAACTGCTGGAGTGGGCGGAATTCGCCGGCAACCGCTACGGCACGCCGCGTACGGCCGTGCTGGAGCACCTGGAGACCGGAGTGCCGGTTCTCCTGGAGATCGACCTCCAGGGTGCCCGGCAGGTCCGCGAGTCCATGTCCGAGGCTCAGCTGGTGTTCCTGGCTCCCCCCTCCTGGGAGGAACTCGTGCGCAGGCTCACCGGCCGGGGCACCGAGCCGCCCGAGGTGATCGAGCGCCGCCTGGAGGCGGCGAAGATCGAACTGGCGGCCGAGCCGGAGTTCGATGTGACCCTGGTCAACACCTCCGTCGAGGACGTGGCGCGCGAGCTGCTAGCCTTGATGGAAGTTGTGTGATCATGACTGATCTTTTCCCATCCATCGGAAGGTAGAGCGTGTCCTCTTCCATCTCCGCGCCCGAGGGCATCATCAACCCGCCGATCGACGAGCTCCTCGAGGCCACCGACTCGAAGTACAGCCTCGTCATCTACGCGGCCAAGCGTGCCCGCCAGATCAACGCTTACTACTCGCAGCTCGGCGAGGGTCTCCTCGAGTACGTCGGTCCGCTCGTCGACACCCACGTGCACGAGAAGCCGCTCTCGATCGCCCTGCGCGAGATCAACGCGGGACTCCTGACGTCCGAGGCCATTGAGGGCCC
It includes:
- a CDS encoding quinone-dependent dihydroorotate dehydrogenase — encoded protein: MYKLFFRLVFQRMDPEQAHHLAFRWIRLAVRVPVLRTFVAAALAPRHRELRTEAFGLRMHGPFGLAAGFDKNAVAVDGMSMLGFDHVEIGTVTGEAQPGNPTKRLFRLVPDRALINRMGFNNEGSLAVAARLASREPVFRTVVGVNIGKTKAVPEAEAAADYVKSAERLAPYADYLVVNVSSPNTPGLRNLQATEALRPLLTAVREAADRTVATRRVPLLVKIAPDLADEDVDAVADLAVELGLDGIIATNTTIAREGLGLESSASLLKEAGGLSGAPLKARSLEVLRRLYARVGDRITLVGVGGIENAEDAWQRILAGATLIQGYSAFVYEGPFWSRALHKGLAARLRTSPYATLADAVGADARKTA
- the pyrF gene encoding orotidine-5'-phosphate decarboxylase is translated as MTALEPFGARLRRAMDERGPLCVGIDPHASLLAEWGLNDDIAGLERFSRTVVEATADRVAVLKPQIAFFERFGSRGVAVLEKSVEEARAAGALVVMDAKRGDIGSTMAAYAESFLHKDSPLFSDALTVSPYLGYGSLSPAVALARESGAGLFVLALTSNPEGGEVQHAIRADGRNVGATMLAHLAAENVGEEPLGSFGAVVGATLGDLSSYDLAINGPLLAPGIGAQGATPADLPAVFGRAVRNVVPNVSRGVLRHGPDVGALRAAAERFATEIRVALAAV
- a CDS encoding integration host factor; this encodes MALPPLTPEQRAAALEKAAAARRERAEVKNRLKHSGASLHEVIKQGQENDVIGKMKVSALLESLPGVGKVRAKQIMERLGISESRRVRGLGSNQIASLEREFGSTGS
- the gmk gene encoding guanylate kinase is translated as MSERPRLTVLSGPSGVGKSTVVAHMRKEHPEVWLSVSATTRRPRPGEKQGVHYFFVSDEEMDKLIANGELLEWAEFAGNRYGTPRTAVLEHLETGVPVLLEIDLQGARQVRESMSEAQLVFLAPPSWEELVRRLTGRGTEPPEVIERRLEAAKIELAAEPEFDVTLVNTSVEDVARELLALMEVV
- the rpoZ gene encoding DNA-directed RNA polymerase subunit omega, giving the protein MSSSISAPEGIINPPIDELLEATDSKYSLVIYAAKRARQINAYYSQLGEGLLEYVGPLVDTHVHEKPLSIALREINAGLLTSEAIEGPAQ